A window from Macaca thibetana thibetana isolate TM-01 chromosome 7, ASM2454274v1, whole genome shotgun sequence encodes these proteins:
- the LYSMD4 gene encoding LOW QUALITY PROTEIN: lysM and putative peptidoglycan-binding domain-containing protein 4 (The sequence of the model RefSeq protein was modified relative to this genomic sequence to represent the inferred CDS: inserted 1 base in 1 codon) — MAVGTRGTPLKKSLTVWFCGPGARSARRAVSTSLTRREQVTWCCCSGSWPRRTASTSWLCSMAANTFYFRPNGAGNTRQNXIPDFYAFRVINNGKVADIKKVNNFIREQDLYALKSIKIPVKNHGILTETHKELKPLLSPSSETTVTVELPDADRAATGTDAQADQLMDFFKGIDQNIERAVQSEIFLHESYCIDTSHQPLLPAPPKMPMNGADCGIQWWNAVFIMLLIGIVLPIFYLVYFKIQASGETPNSLNTTVIPNGSMAMGIVPGQAPRLAVAVPTITSADSQFSQTTQAGN; from the exons ATGGCAGTGGGGACTCGGGGGACTCCTCTGAAGAAGAGTCTCACCGTGTGGTTTTGCGGCCCCGGGGCAAGGAGCGCCAGAAGAGCGGTGTCCACCAGCCTCACCAGGCGGGAGCAGGTGACGTGGTGCTGCTGCAGCGGGAGCTGGCCCAGGAGGACAGCCTCAACAAGCTGGCTCTGCAGTATGGCTGCAAA cacattttattttagacCTAATGGGGCTGGAAATACCAGGCAGA TTATCCCAGATTTCTATG CATTCAGAGTGATTAACAATGGCAAA GTTGCAGATATCAAGAAAGTCAACAACTTCATCAGAGAACAAGACTTATATGCTTTGAAATCTATTAAGATTCCAGTGAAAAACCATGGGATCCTAACAGAGACCCACAAAGAACTAAAACCCCTTCTGAGCCCATCTTCGGAGACCACAGTGACTGTGGAACTGCCAGATGCAGACAGAGCAGCCACAGGCACCGATGCCCAGGCTGATCAACTGATGGATTTCTTTAAGGGGATTGACCAGAATATTGAGCGTGCAGTGCAGTCAGAAATCTTTTTACATGAAAGTTACTGCATAGACACCTCGCAtcagccactgctcccagctcctCCGAAGATGCCAATGAATGGTGCAGATTGTGGCATTCAGTGGTGGAATGCTGTTTTCATCATGCTTCTAATTGGTATTGTCTTGCCTATCTTTTATTTggtctattttaaaatacaagctaGTGGTGAGACCCCTAATAGCTTGAACACAACTGTCATCCCCAATGGCTCGATGGCAATGGGTATAGTTCCAGGGCAAGCCCCTAGACTAGCAGTTGCAGTGCCAACCATCACTTCTGCAGACAGCCAGTTCAGTCAGACCACCCAGGCAGGGAActaa